One window of Deltaproteobacteria bacterium genomic DNA carries:
- a CDS encoding VanZ family protein, translating into MLIAIVAVIPYGRDARTVVVFSMGLDKIVHFLGFAFMAVLAIGAGKGLPLWKRASLVLLVLVFGAAVEWFQYYLPYRTFNPLDIVANTFGVLSGVAAGIMALQTGRRRAQSA; encoded by the coding sequence GTGTTGATCGCCATTGTCGCGGTCATTCCCTACGGCCGCGACGCCCGGACAGTCGTGGTGTTTTCCATGGGGCTTGACAAGATTGTCCATTTCCTGGGCTTTGCATTTATGGCCGTGCTGGCGATCGGCGCGGGTAAAGGCCTCCCCCTGTGGAAAAGGGCGTCGCTGGTGTTGCTGGTGCTTGTCTTTGGCGCGGCCGTTGAGTGGTTTCAGTATTATCTCCCCTATCGAACGTTCAATCCTCTGGATATTGTTGCGAACACATTCGGTGTACTCTCCGGGGTCGCGGCGGGAATCATGGCCTTACAGACCGGAAGGCGCAGGGCGCAGAGCGCTTAG
- a CDS encoding Gfo/Idh/MocA family oxidoreductase, whose protein sequence is MSKGTGIAVIGSGYWGKNLVRNYWELGKLRLICDKNEEVLAGFQAQYEGVEVCLAFHEVLGRGDVDGVVFATPAETHYRLAREAVLAGKHVYVEKPLVLNEEEGHELIRLAEEHRRTLMVGHLLQYHPVFECLKDLAKNGDLGRINYIYSHRLNLGKIRREENILWSFAPHDISMILGLAGEEPEAVMATGGNYLHKRIADVTTTHLEFPSGLRAHIFVSWLHPFKVQQLVVVGDKKMAVFDDTRAWEDKLLLYPHEIRWQQNMPVPVKGDPDRVEIPKAEPLRRECEHFLACIKNGCQPSTDGAEGLRVLRVLNAAQRSLDGEGERIEVGGRKTEIRGVESASNIIPPTVPAGAFVHPTAIIDDGCEIGNGTKIWHFSHVLGNCRIGEGCNIGQNVVIGPDVGIGKGCKIQNNVSVYKGVTLEDGVFCGPSMVFTNIYNPRAEIRKMDQVRPTLVRHGATLGANCTVVCGTTVGEYGFVGAGAVVTRNVPDHALMLGNPARRVGWMCRCGERLADDLECLTCGKAYTKDEEGLKQIIRQDQQD, encoded by the coding sequence ATGTCTAAAGGAACCGGCATTGCGGTGATCGGGTCCGGGTACTGGGGAAAGAACCTGGTGCGGAATTATTGGGAGTTGGGGAAGCTGCGGTTGATATGCGATAAGAACGAGGAGGTCCTGGCAGGATTTCAAGCCCAGTATGAAGGTGTGGAAGTGTGCCTGGCCTTTCATGAGGTCCTGGGGAGGGGGGATGTCGATGGGGTGGTCTTTGCAACGCCGGCCGAGACCCACTACCGGCTGGCCCGGGAGGCCGTGCTGGCAGGGAAGCATGTGTATGTGGAAAAGCCGCTGGTGCTGAACGAAGAGGAGGGCCACGAACTGATTCGGCTGGCAGAAGAGCACCGGCGCACCCTCATGGTTGGCCACCTGCTCCAGTACCATCCGGTCTTTGAATGCCTGAAGGACCTTGCGAAAAATGGGGACCTGGGGCGGATCAACTATATATATTCCCATCGGTTGAACCTGGGGAAGATCCGGCGGGAGGAGAATATCCTCTGGTCGTTTGCGCCCCACGATATTTCCATGATCCTGGGCCTGGCGGGAGAGGAGCCGGAAGCAGTCATGGCCACAGGGGGCAACTACCTGCACAAGAGGATCGCGGATGTCACCACCACACACCTGGAATTCCCTTCCGGACTCCGCGCCCATATCTTTGTATCCTGGCTTCACCCCTTCAAGGTCCAGCAACTGGTGGTCGTGGGCGACAAAAAGATGGCGGTCTTTGACGATACCCGGGCCTGGGAAGACAAGCTCCTGTTGTACCCTCATGAGATCCGGTGGCAGCAGAATATGCCCGTTCCGGTCAAAGGGGACCCTGATCGCGTCGAGATCCCGAAGGCCGAGCCGTTGCGACGGGAGTGCGAGCATTTTCTGGCGTGTATAAAAAATGGGTGCCAGCCCAGTACGGATGGCGCAGAAGGCCTTCGGGTGCTGCGGGTGCTGAATGCCGCGCAGCGGTCGCTGGATGGGGAAGGGGAAAGGATAGAGGTCGGAGGTCGGAAGACGGAGATCAGAGGAGTGGAATCCGCCTCCAACATCATACCTCCAACTGTGCCTGCCGGCGCATTTGTACATCCAACGGCAATTATTGACGATGGGTGTGAGATAGGCAACGGAACCAAGATCTGGCATTTTTCGCATGTGCTGGGAAATTGCAGGATTGGGGAGGGGTGCAATATCGGGCAGAATGTGGTGATCGGGCCGGATGTGGGGATCGGGAAGGGATGCAAGATCCAGAACAATGTGAGCGTCTATAAGGGCGTGACCCTGGAGGATGGGGTGTTTTGCGGGCCCAGCATGGTGTTTACCAATATCTACAATCCGAGGGCCGAGATCCGGAAGATGGATCAGGTGCGGCCCACCCTGGTAAGGCATGGGGCGACCCTGGGGGCCAACTGCACGGTGGTGTGCGGGACGACCGTTGGTGAGTACGGCTTTGTGGGCGCCGGGGCCGTAGTGACCCGGAATGTGCCGGATCACGCCCTGATGCTGGGAAATCCGGCAAGAAGGGTCGGATGGATGTGCCGGTGCGGGGAACGGCTGGCGGACGATCTCGAATGCCTGACCTGCGGAAAGGCATACACAAAAGACGAAGAAGGGCTAAAACAAATCATTAGACAGGATCAACAGGATTAA